In Streptomyces durocortorensis, a genomic segment contains:
- a CDS encoding ArsR/SmtB family transcription factor, which translates to MAENENGVAHKLHTVDARTLRAIAHPLRIRLLNALREFGPATASKLGERLGESSGATSYHLRQLAESGLVEDAPELGKGRERWWRAVHDGSTFDSADFRTHADPEVRGAIDVVLHETATTHAQELNTWLGTMGDWPEEWQRSWDMSDFKVRLTPELAREMAEKMHELVQSYRDRVPEGTEGSAVVRTHLHAFPRPSE; encoded by the coding sequence ATGGCAGAGAACGAGAACGGCGTCGCCCACAAGCTCCACACCGTCGACGCCCGCACCCTGCGCGCGATCGCGCACCCGCTGCGGATTCGCCTGCTCAACGCGCTGCGCGAGTTCGGCCCGGCGACCGCCTCCAAGCTGGGCGAGCGACTGGGCGAGTCGAGCGGCGCGACCAGCTACCACCTGCGTCAGCTGGCGGAGAGCGGCCTGGTCGAGGACGCTCCGGAGCTCGGCAAGGGCCGCGAGCGCTGGTGGCGGGCGGTCCACGACGGCTCGACCTTCGACAGCGCGGACTTCCGGACGCACGCCGACCCGGAGGTGCGCGGAGCCATCGACGTCGTACTGCACGAGACGGCCACCACCCACGCCCAGGAGCTCAACACCTGGCTGGGCACGATGGGCGACTGGCCGGAGGAGTGGCAGCGCAGCTGGGACATGAGCGACTTCAAGGTCCGCCTCACCCCGGAACTGGCAAGGGAGATGGCCGAGAAGATGCACGAGCTCGTGCAGAGCTACCGGGACCGCGTCCCGGAGGGCACCGAGGGATCGGCTGTCGTCCGCACTCACCTGCACGCCTTCCCGCGCCCCTCCGAATGA
- a CDS encoding MFS transporter, with protein MGHRAPLAATLAANSISTAGTSLTLIGVPWFVLETTGSAGRAGVVAFCATLPIVLAALVGGPVIDRIGRRRIAIASDVVCASAIAAIPLLHFADALDFWLLCALMALNGFAHTPGNTARYVMIPDLAEHAGTTLPRAASLFDAVSRGARMVGAALAGVLIAFVGAETVLLLDAATFALSALLISVGVRGVRAAEPRTAETPVSLRAYGTELREGYAHVLGDRLLLAIVVMVMFMNGTDQGWHAVLLPVHAGTELGGARDIGLLTALFGAGGLTGALLYGAVGHRFPRRAVFTVCVILCGVPRFLVAAVTGTTPPLAVTMLLGGIAGGVLNPILTTVLYERVPDRLRSRVSGALTAGCEFAMPVGGLVAGLLVEGAGATGALLAMGGVYLLATLSPLVFPSWRTLDDPPLVKAGGTGAADGVGSGIGGVSSSEPSRPSPAP; from the coding sequence ATGGGGCACCGCGCCCCGCTCGCCGCCACGCTCGCGGCCAACTCCATTTCCACCGCCGGGACTTCGCTCACCCTGATCGGGGTGCCGTGGTTCGTCCTGGAGACCACCGGCAGTGCGGGCCGGGCGGGTGTCGTCGCCTTCTGCGCGACCCTGCCGATCGTCCTCGCCGCGCTCGTCGGCGGACCGGTCATCGACCGGATCGGCCGCCGCCGGATCGCCATCGCCTCCGACGTCGTCTGCGCGTCGGCCATCGCGGCGATCCCGCTGCTGCACTTCGCCGACGCCCTCGACTTCTGGCTGCTGTGCGCGCTGATGGCGCTCAACGGGTTCGCCCACACCCCGGGCAACACCGCGCGCTACGTCATGATCCCCGACCTCGCCGAGCACGCGGGAACCACGCTCCCCCGGGCCGCCAGCCTCTTCGACGCGGTGTCGCGCGGGGCGCGGATGGTCGGCGCGGCCCTGGCGGGCGTCCTCATCGCCTTCGTCGGCGCGGAGACGGTCCTCCTGCTGGACGCGGCGACGTTCGCCCTGTCCGCCCTGCTGATCTCCGTCGGCGTACGGGGTGTCCGCGCGGCCGAACCGCGCACGGCCGAGACGCCCGTCTCGCTGCGCGCGTACGGCACCGAGCTCCGCGAGGGGTATGCCCACGTGCTGGGCGACCGGCTGCTGCTGGCGATCGTGGTCATGGTGATGTTCATGAACGGCACGGACCAGGGATGGCACGCGGTCCTTCTCCCCGTGCACGCCGGGACCGAGCTGGGCGGGGCACGGGACATCGGGCTGCTGACCGCACTGTTCGGGGCGGGCGGGCTGACGGGGGCCCTGCTGTACGGGGCGGTGGGGCACCGCTTCCCGCGGCGGGCGGTGTTCACGGTGTGCGTGATCCTGTGCGGTGTGCCGAGGTTCCTGGTCGCCGCGGTGACCGGGACGACACCGCCGCTGGCGGTGACCATGCTGCTCGGCGGTATCGCGGGCGGCGTGCTGAACCCGATCCTGACGACGGTGCTCTACGAACGCGTACCCGACCGGCTGCGGAGCCGGGTCTCGGGGGCGCTGACCGCGGGCTGCGAGTTCGCCATGCCGGTGGGCGGTCTCGTGGCCGGGTTGCTGGTGGAGGGCGCGGGCGCGACGGGGGCGCTGCTGGCGATGGGCGGGGTGTACCTGCTGGCCACGCTGAGCCCGCTGGTGTTCCCGTCCTGGCGGACGCTGGACGACCCGCCGCTGGTGAAGGCCGGAGGGACCGGCGCGGCCGACGGGGTCGGCAGCGGGATCGGCGGGGTCAGCAGCTCGGAACCTTCCCGCCCTTCTCCAGCGCCTTGA
- a CDS encoding S16 family serine protease, translating into MLTRLSRLRALALCALPVLALFGTAALAPLPFTLARAGVTADVLGEDGGRPVITITGAETRATEGQLRMTTILATGPKADVRIGSVIDGWFRTDRAVMPRDSVYPTGGSEKEIEQHNLNDMKESQNVAVDAALNYLDREPGSMRVDVDLGDIGGPSAGLLLSLGIIDKLVGDGSGGDLTGGRTIAGTGTISADGKVGAVGGVSMKTQGAHRDGATVFLVPKAECREAEAERPEGLRLIPVTTLGGAVDSLKALEKGGKVPSC; encoded by the coding sequence GTGCTCACTCGTCTCTCGCGCCTCCGCGCGCTCGCTCTCTGCGCGCTGCCCGTCCTCGCCCTGTTCGGTACGGCGGCCCTCGCGCCGCTCCCGTTCACCCTGGCGCGGGCCGGCGTGACCGCGGACGTGCTCGGCGAGGACGGCGGCCGACCGGTGATCACCATCACCGGCGCGGAGACCCGGGCCACCGAGGGGCAGCTGCGGATGACCACGATCCTCGCCACCGGGCCGAAGGCGGACGTCCGCATCGGCTCGGTGATCGATGGCTGGTTCCGTACGGACCGGGCGGTCATGCCCCGGGACTCCGTCTACCCCACCGGCGGCTCCGAGAAGGAGATCGAGCAGCACAATCTGAACGACATGAAGGAGTCGCAGAACGTCGCCGTCGACGCCGCCCTGAACTACCTGGACCGCGAGCCCGGGTCGATGCGGGTCGACGTCGACCTCGGTGACATCGGTGGTCCGAGCGCCGGTCTCTTGCTCTCCCTCGGCATCATCGACAAGCTCGTCGGTGACGGCTCCGGCGGCGATCTGACCGGCGGCCGGACCATCGCCGGTACGGGGACGATCAGCGCGGACGGCAAGGTCGGCGCGGTCGGCGGGGTGTCCATGAAGACGCAGGGCGCCCACCGCGACGGGGCGACCGTCTTTCTCGTGCCGAAGGCCGAGTGCCGGGAGGCGGAGGCGGAGCGGCCCGAGGGGCTGCGGCTGATCCCCGTCACGACGCTGGGCGGCGCGGTGGACTCGCTCAAGGCGCTGGAGAAGGGCGGGAAGGTTCCGAGCTGCTGA